DNA sequence from the Vicingus serpentipes genome:
AATAGAGAATATAAATTAAGAGCAACTTCTATGTCATCGCCTGATATTCGTGCTGGTGTAGCATTGTTAATCGCTGCTTTATCTGCTGAAGGAACAAGTACAATATCAAATATCCATCAAATAGATAGAGGATATCAATACATTGATAAAAGGTTAAATGCAATTGGAGCGAATATTGTAAGGGAAGACTAAAACAATCGTCTTATCTTAATAAATATAAAAACAGATTTATGAAAACAATAAAAAAATTTAAAGCAACAATTATACTATCAGCAATAATTTTAATTACAGCTGGTTTTATGTTTAAACAACAAGGTGGACCAGCAATTGGAACAAAAGCTCCTGAATTAGCTTTTAACAATCCTGAAGGAAAAGAAATTAAACTATCTTCATTAAAAGGAAAATTAGTTTTAATAGATTTTTGGGCATCATGGTGTGGGCCATGCAGAAGAGAAAACCCTGCAGTTGTAGCAGCATACAATAAGTATAAAGATAAAAACTTTACTAACGGAAAGGGCTTTACTATTTATAGTTACTCTTTAGATAAAGACATGAATAGATGGAAAGGTGCAATCACTCAAGACAAATTAGTTTGGCCTTATCACGTAAGCGATTTACTTGGATGGAGTGCAGCAGGAAGTAGATTATATGGCGTAAATTCAATTCCAACTAACTTCTTAATAGATGGAAAAGGCACTATCGTTGCTAAAAACTTAAGAGGTAAAGCTCTTGAAGAAGCTCTTGAAAAATTAGTGAAAAAATAAAAAACAATAAAATTTTCAAAAAAGGCAGAAGATAAACTTCTGCCTTTTTTTCTTGCTATAATCTCAGTTTTAATATTTTTCTGTCATTATGACTTTATTTTAAGCAATGGTAGTATTTTTGCCAACCTTGTAAAAAAATATTAGCTATGAGTAAGAAAGAAAAAGTTGAAGAAAATGAAAACATCGAACACAACGAAGAAGTTGTAGCTGAAAAAGACCAGCAAGAACAAGAAGCTCCAAAAGAAAAAACCGAAGAAGAGAAAGCTGAGGAAGAAAGTAATAGATACCTTAGATTGTATTCTGAATTCGAAAATTTTAGAAAAAGAACTCAAAAAGAAAAATTAGAGCTTTTTAAAACTGCTGCTGAAGATGTTTTAAAAGATTTAATACCTGTTTTAGATGATTTAGAAAGAGCTCAAAAAGCGAACGAAACAGCTGATAATGTTGAGTCTGTAAAAGAAGGTTTCACCTTAATATATGATAAATTAACAAAAACTCTAAAACAAAAAGGCCTTGAACCATTACCTTCAAGTATTGGTGAAAAATTAGACATTGAAAAACACGAAGCTATTACTCAAATTCCTGCCCCAACTGATGATATGAAAGGAAAAGTTATTGATGAAGTTGAAAAAGGCTACTCATTAAATGGTAAAGTAATTAGATATACAAAAGTTGTTATTGGACAATAATTTAACAAAATGAGCAAGAGAGATTATTACGAAATATTAGGAGTTAGTAAAAGTGCATCAGAAGCTGAAATAAAAAAAGCATACCGTAAACTTGCAATTCAATACCACCCTGACAAAAATCCCGATAATAAGGAGGCAGAAGAAAAGTTTAAAGAAGCTGCCGAAGCATATGAAATTTTAAGTAATCCTGAAAAAAAACAACGTTATGACCAGTTTGGTCATGCTGGGATGGGCGGTGCTGCTGGAGGAGGATTTAGTGGTGGAGGCATGAACATGGATGATATTTTCTCACAGTTTGGAGATATATTTGGAGGTGCTTTTGGCGGAGGCGGAGGCTTTGGAGGCCAGCGTGGAGGAAGAAGAGTTCGTAAAGGAAGTAACCTAAGGATTAAAGTAAAACTTACTTTAGAAGATGTAGTAAATGGTGTTCAGAAAAAGATTAAGGTTAACAAGTTAGTTAATGCCGAAGGATTAACATTTAAAACATGTGATACCTGTAAAGGTAGTGGTCAAGTTACTCGAATCGCAAATACAATTTTAGGCCAAATGCAAACTTCATCACCTTGCCCACATTGTGGCGGAGATGGAAAAACCATTGAAAAAAAACCTGCTGGTGCAAATGAAGATGGATTAATTAGAAAAGAAGAATTAATCACTATTGATATACCTGCTGGTGTTGAAGATGGAATGCAACTTTCTGTTACAGGAAAAGGAAACGCTGGTCCAAAAGACGGAATACCTGGAGATTTAATTGTGTTGGTTGAAGAAATACCACATGAAAGAATAAAAAGAGATGGAACAAATCTTTTGTATGATCATTACTTAAGTTTTAGTGATGCGGCATTAGGTGCTTCAGCAGAAATACCAACTGTAACAGGGAAAGTAAAAATTAACATAGAACCTGGAACACAAAGTGGAAAAGTACTTAGATTAAAAGGTAAAGGTGTACCAAACATACAAGGATATGGAAATGGTGATTTTTTAATTTACATAAATGTTTGGACCCCTCAAAAACTATCTAAAGAAGAAAAGAAATTATTAGAAAAATTACAAACGTCTGAGAACTTCAAACCAAACCCAACTCATAAAGACAAAGGTTTTTTTGACAGAATGAAAGATTACTTTAACTAAAAGAATACTGAAAAGCGAGTTAAATTTAACTCGCTTTTTATTTATCCGTAATTTTAATTTATGATTTATTCTAGCACCAAACATTGTGTTGAAGATTTAGAGAAACATGGCCATTTAATTCGAATAAAAGAAGAGGTTGACCCTAATCTAGAAATGGCTGCCATTCACCTACGTGTGTTTGAAAAAGGCGGCCCAGCAATTTTATTTGAAAATATAAAAGGGTGCGAATTTCAGGCTGTTTCAAACCTATTTGGAACTTTAGATAGAAGTAAGTTTATTTTTAGAAATTCTTTTTCTAAAGTTAAACAACTTATTGAACTAAAGAACGATCCTGTTAAAGCTATAAAGTCACCATATAAAAACTTCTCATTAGGACTTTTAGCTCTTAAATCTTTACCAAAAAAAGTAACTACAGGTCCTATTTTATATAGCGAAACTACCATTGATAAGCTGCCGCTTATTAAGTGTTGGGAAAATGATGGCGGTGCCTTTGTTACCTTACCACAAGTTTTCTCTTTAGACCCTGAAAATAAATCTATACTTAAATCAAATTTGGGGATGTATAGAGTTCAATTAAATGGCAACGATTACGAAAACAACAAGGAAATTGGTTTGCATTATCAAATTCATCGCGGAATTGGAGTACATCAAACAAAAGCGAATAGACAAGGAAAACCTTTAAAGGTCAGCATATTTATTGGAGGCTCTCCTGCTCATACAGTTGCTGCAGTAATGCCTTTACCCGAAGGATTATCAGAATTAACTTTTGGAGGAGCTTTGGCTGGTAAAAGATTTAGATACATAAATAAAGACGGACATACATTGTCAGCTGATGCCGATTTTGTAATAACAGGGGAAATTTTTGAAAACGAAACAAAACCTGAAGGTCCATTTGGAGATCATCTAGGATATTATAGTTTAACCCACGATTTTCCAGTTTTAAAAGTAGATAAAGTTTACCATAGAAAAGACGCCATCTGGCCATTCACCATTGTTGGCCGTCCGCCTCAGGAAGACACACAATTTGGTGCTTTAATTCATGAATTGACTGGTAGTGCTATTCCTGAAGAAATTGCTGGATTATACGAAGTAAATGCTGTTGACGCAGCTGGTGTACACCCTCTTTTATTAGCTGTAGGTAGTGAACGCTATACTCCCTATCAAAAAATTAAACAACCTCAAGAGCTATTAACAATTGCAAACAACATTTTAGGTTTTGGCCAATTAAGTTTAGCAAAGTATTTGTTTATTTCTAATAAAGAAGACAACCCTAATTTAAGTTGCAATAACATCAAAGACTTCTTTACACATATATTAGAAAGGGTTAATTGGGAAAGAGATTTACACTTTCAAACCAATACAACTATTGACACATTAGATTATAGTGGAACAGGAATTAATCAAGGTTCAAAAGTAGTTATAGCAGCTGTAGGCGAAAAAAAGAGAACATTAAATTCGAATTGTAAAATTGAAAATTCTGAACTTGTAATGCCTGGTATAATAGCAACCTCTTTTAATCCATATACTTCATCCGAAAATGCTGAAAAAGAAATCAATAACTATTCTCTACAAATAGCAAATCAAGATTTAAATGGAATAATGATGATTTTGCTTGTTGATGACGCCCGTTTTGTTGCTGAAGAATTGAACAATTTTTTATGGGTTACATTCACAAGAAGTAATCCTGCAAATGACATTTACGGTGTAAATAGTTATACAAAAAATAAACATTGGGGATGTAAAGGCCCATTAATTATAGATGCTAGAATTAAACCTCATCATGCTCCTCCATTAATCAAAAACCGTGATATTGAAGCTAGAGTAGATAAACTTGGTGAAAAAGGCGGTTCGCTACACGGTATTATTTAAATGTTAAATACCTCTTTTATGGTATTGTTTAAAATCATTCTAAATAAGATATTTGCAGTGAATGAATAAAATCAAGGCAAATATTAATTTAAACATTACCCCTGAGGTAAAAACTTATTCATTTAAGAAAAAGAAAAAAAATTGCTGCGAAAAGTTTAAGAAAAAAGGTAAATCTTGCTGTAAATCTTGCCCTTTAAATTGGGCTTAATGCACAAGTTTAGTAAGTGTAACGTAAGCCAACATTACAGCCATTATTGTTATTAAAACCCAATAAGTTCCTTTAAAAAGTTTTTTATTCTTCTTTCTGTCAAGGTAAAATTGATAACCAATCCCAATCAAAAAAACAACGATAAAAAGAATAGCAAATATTTTTTGTCCGTCAGTAAACATATTAATATTTAAAGTGAACAAAAGTACGTCCAAAATTTTTACTATCCTTTTCTACTCTATGATACTTTTGCTTAAGTTCTGATTGATTTAAATAACGTAAAACTCTTTTTTTTAGTTGTCCAGAACCTTTTCCATGTATAATTTCTAATGTTTTAATCTTAGATTCATACACATAAAAAAAAGCATCATTTAATGATGCTTCAATAGCTTTTGAATTGGTATAAGAATCGTGTAAATCGACAGTAAACTTACTCATTAACCAGCTTTAGAATCAACAATCTTCCAATCATTATTTTCTTTTTTCATGCTAACATTAATAGCTATAGGTTCATTTTTTCTGAATGAAGCTTTAATTTTAACCTCATCTCCTTTAAACTCAATAATTTCAAATACAAAATAACTATCTAAATTCTTTTGTGACATATTTTTAAAAGTCTCTATTTCACCAAAAGACATCACTTTTACTCTTTTGTTAAATTTAAATACAATTAAATTATTAGGAATTTTATCGTCATTAATGATAATAATAGGTATATCTCCTGATTTTTCTTCATCATTAAAATAAGCTTTCAAAGCATGTAAATCAACTGTTTTTTGAATTATAACATTAATGTCTCTTGCAGTTTGCGCAAAGAAAGATAAAGGTATAGAGAGTATAAAAATTAAAAATAGCTTTTTCATGACTTTAATATTTTAATTATCAGTTAATTATACGTTTAAAAACAACATTTGTTTCACGATAATCATACAATAAGTATAAATAACTGATTATTGATTAACTTTTCTTTTACTAAAATAGTGCCAATAAATTGATTAAAGCATATAATGGTGAAGATAAATTTAAAGTTTTAGATAAAAGCTTTAATTTTAACGACATGATAATCTTAAATCAAGATTTAAAATAATTATTATGAAGCAAAGTATTAAATTTCTATCAGTTATTTCATTTTTATTAGTACTAGCATTTTCATGTAAAAAAGATGAAAAAGTGGATAATCAAACTAATTCTGCACTAGACAACTCTATTGCTCAAAATCTTTTTCAAGACATCAAAAAAGTGGTTGAGGAAGCTGCTAATGATGAAGGAGCAAGTAATATAAATAAAAAAACAGGATATAGTTTTGGTAATTGCGCTTCTGTTTCTGTTACTCCTGCATGGTCAGACACAGCTACTTGGCCTAAAGTAATGACTATCGACTTTGGAGCTACAAATTGTGTTGACAATTATGGGACAAACAGAAGAGGAAAACTTATTATCACATTATCAGATAGGTATAAAAATATTGGTAGTGTTCTATCTGTTGTACCAGAAAACTATCATGTAAATAATTACATGGTTGAAGGAAATAAAACACTTACTAATAATGGCAGAAATGCAGCTAACAACTTAAACTGGACTGTTCAAGTTACAAATGGAAAAATCACCTATCCTGACGGAAGGATATCAACTTGGCAAGCCACTAGAAATAACGAATGGATAACTGGAGAATCTACTACTCTCTTTTCTGACGGAGTTAGCGGAATATGTGATGATGAATATTTAGTAACTGGTTCTTCAAATGGTATAAATACAAACGGATTAGCATACACTACTAACATTACTTCTCCTTTAAAAGCTAAAGTTTGTTGCAGATGGATTACTAGTGGCAACATTGAAATTTACCCTCAGGGATTAATCACAAGGTCAATAGATTTTGGAATTGGAAATTGTGATGCATTGGCTACAATTTCGATTGGAGGTAATTCTTTTCTTATACCATTAAACTAATCATAATTAAAGAAAAGTTCTCTTTTTTTCCTTTAATCAAACCATTAAGCCATTGATGTAATATTAGTTTTGATTAACTAATATCTAGAATAACTTAGCTAAAATTTAAAATTATATACATGAACAAAATAGTACTAAGTTTATTGGGTTTATTCATTTCATCTTTTGCAATAGCTCAAAACGATAACACTTACAAATTTCATATTGATCTAACAAAGGTAAGTAGTGATATGATTCAGGTAACATTAGATGCTCCTGAAATTAAATCAGAAAAAATTATTTATAATATGCCTAAAATGGTTCCTGGAACATACAGCATATATGACTTTGGACAATATGCTATGGATTTTGAAGCATTTAACAAAGAAGGTCAAGCATTAAGCGTAAATAGACTTGATGATAACAGATGGGAAATAGATAATGCTGCAACACTTGATAAAATTTCTTATTGGGTAGAAGATACATGGGATGCAAAAGTTACGCCGTTAGTTTTTGAACCAGGAGGAACAAATATTGAAAAAGATGAAAATATTGTATTAAACAATCATGGTTTTTTCGGCTATTTTGACGAAATGAAAACGCTTAAATACGAATTAAACGTAACACGCCCTGATAACTTTTATGGAGCTACAGGTTTAACTTCTATAGCTACTAATGGAAATATAGACACCTATACAATCAACAACTATATGGATTTAGTTGATGCCCCGATAATGTATAATGTTCCTGATACATCTTATTTAAACGTAGGTGGTGCTGAAATTTTAGTTTCTGTATATTCAAAAAATAAAACAGTAACTTCTAAAGAAATAGCTGTAAATATTAAAGACATTCTTGAAGCACAAAAAAATTATTTAGGAGGTAAGTTGCCTATTGATAAATATGCATTTATTATATATTTATACTCTGGCCGAAGTGGCTCTGGTGGAAGTGGCGCACTAGAACACTCTTACTCTTCTTTTTATTACCTACCTGAAATGCCAGCCGAACAACTTTCAGGCATTATCGTTGATGTTGCTGCTCACGAGTTTTTTCATATTGTTACACCATTAAACATTCATTCTGAAGAAATTGGTGATTTTGACTTTATCAACCCTAAAATGTCGAAACACTTATGGATGTATGAAGGAGTTACAGAATACTTTGCAGGTCATGTACAAGTTTATGAAGGAATGATTTCTCCAGAGGAATATTTAAACACCATTACAGGAAAAATTAGAGGTGCTAATTACTATAAAGATGAACTTCCTTTTACTGAAATGAGTTTAGGTTGCTTAGATGAATATAAAGATCAGTATGGAAACGTATATCAAAAAGGTGCTCTAATTGGAATGTGCCTTGACATTCTTTTAAGAGATGAAACAGATGGAAAAATTGGAATGAAAGATATGATGGCTATACTTTCAGAAGAGTATGGAAAAGACAAATCATTTAAAGATGAGGTGCTTTTTGATAAAATCAGCAGTTTGTCATCACCTAAGGTTAGAGAATTCTTTACAACATACGTAGAAGGAAAAAAAGCATTACCTCTAGAAGAATTACTTGGAAAAGTGGGAGTAACATACAAAACAGATGTTAAAGTAAAAGAATTTAGCTTAGGAAAAATTGCTTTAGGTTACAACTCTGAAACAAACAGATTAAAAGTAATGGATAATAGCAATATGAATGAATTTGGAATTAAACTTGGCTATAAAAATAATGATGAATTAATTTCTTTAAATGGAGAACAATTAACTCCTGATAATTATGAGGAAGTTATTAATAAATATAAAACTGAAACAAAAGAAGGTGACAATATATCTATTGTAGTAGCAAGAACTGAAAAAGGTAAAACAAAAAACAAAACTTTAAAAACTAAAGCTTTTAAAGTAGAATCGTCTAAGAAAGTTTTAATGGAGTTTGATCAAAATGCAACTGAAGCACAATTGAAATTACGAAGCCAATGGTTAAGTAAAAACTAAACCTTTTTTAAAAAATAATGCT
Encoded proteins:
- a CDS encoding TlpA family protein disulfide reductase; protein product: MKTIKKFKATIILSAIILITAGFMFKQQGGPAIGTKAPELAFNNPEGKEIKLSSLKGKLVLIDFWASWCGPCRRENPAVVAAYNKYKDKNFTNGKGFTIYSYSLDKDMNRWKGAITQDKLVWPYHVSDLLGWSAAGSRLYGVNSIPTNFLIDGKGTIVAKNLRGKALEEALEKLVKK
- the dnaJ gene encoding molecular chaperone DnaJ, whose translation is MSKRDYYEILGVSKSASEAEIKKAYRKLAIQYHPDKNPDNKEAEEKFKEAAEAYEILSNPEKKQRYDQFGHAGMGGAAGGGFSGGGMNMDDIFSQFGDIFGGAFGGGGGFGGQRGGRRVRKGSNLRIKVKLTLEDVVNGVQKKIKVNKLVNAEGLTFKTCDTCKGSGQVTRIANTILGQMQTSSPCPHCGGDGKTIEKKPAGANEDGLIRKEELITIDIPAGVEDGMQLSVTGKGNAGPKDGIPGDLIVLVEEIPHERIKRDGTNLLYDHYLSFSDAALGASAEIPTVTGKVKINIEPGTQSGKVLRLKGKGVPNIQGYGNGDFLIYINVWTPQKLSKEEKKLLEKLQTSENFKPNPTHKDKGFFDRMKDYFN
- a CDS encoding UbiD family decarboxylase → MIYSSTKHCVEDLEKHGHLIRIKEEVDPNLEMAAIHLRVFEKGGPAILFENIKGCEFQAVSNLFGTLDRSKFIFRNSFSKVKQLIELKNDPVKAIKSPYKNFSLGLLALKSLPKKVTTGPILYSETTIDKLPLIKCWENDGGAFVTLPQVFSLDPENKSILKSNLGMYRVQLNGNDYENNKEIGLHYQIHRGIGVHQTKANRQGKPLKVSIFIGGSPAHTVAAVMPLPEGLSELTFGGALAGKRFRYINKDGHTLSADADFVITGEIFENETKPEGPFGDHLGYYSLTHDFPVLKVDKVYHRKDAIWPFTIVGRPPQEDTQFGALIHELTGSAIPEEIAGLYEVNAVDAAGVHPLLLAVGSERYTPYQKIKQPQELLTIANNILGFGQLSLAKYLFISNKEDNPNLSCNNIKDFFTHILERVNWERDLHFQTNTTIDTLDYSGTGINQGSKVVIAAVGEKKRTLNSNCKIENSELVMPGIIATSFNPYTSSENAEKEINNYSLQIANQDLNGIMMILLVDDARFVAEELNNFLWVTFTRSNPANDIYGVNSYTKNKHWGCKGPLIIDARIKPHHAPPLIKNRDIEARVDKLGEKGGSLHGII
- a CDS encoding nucleotide exchange factor GrpE, which encodes MSKKEKVEENENIEHNEEVVAEKDQQEQEAPKEKTEEEKAEEESNRYLRLYSEFENFRKRTQKEKLELFKTAAEDVLKDLIPVLDDLERAQKANETADNVESVKEGFTLIYDKLTKTLKQKGLEPLPSSIGEKLDIEKHEAITQIPAPTDDMKGKVIDEVEKGYSLNGKVIRYTKVVIGQ
- a CDS encoding M61 family metallopeptidase; this encodes MNKIVLSLLGLFISSFAIAQNDNTYKFHIDLTKVSSDMIQVTLDAPEIKSEKIIYNMPKMVPGTYSIYDFGQYAMDFEAFNKEGQALSVNRLDDNRWEIDNAATLDKISYWVEDTWDAKVTPLVFEPGGTNIEKDENIVLNNHGFFGYFDEMKTLKYELNVTRPDNFYGATGLTSIATNGNIDTYTINNYMDLVDAPIMYNVPDTSYLNVGGAEILVSVYSKNKTVTSKEIAVNIKDILEAQKNYLGGKLPIDKYAFIIYLYSGRSGSGGSGALEHSYSSFYYLPEMPAEQLSGIIVDVAAHEFFHIVTPLNIHSEEIGDFDFINPKMSKHLWMYEGVTEYFAGHVQVYEGMISPEEYLNTITGKIRGANYYKDELPFTEMSLGCLDEYKDQYGNVYQKGALIGMCLDILLRDETDGKIGMKDMMAILSEEYGKDKSFKDEVLFDKISSLSSPKVREFFTTYVEGKKALPLEELLGKVGVTYKTDVKVKEFSLGKIALGYNSETNRLKVMDNSNMNEFGIKLGYKNNDELISLNGEQLTPDNYEEVINKYKTETKEGDNISIVVARTEKGKTKNKTLKTKAFKVESSKKVLMEFDQNATEAQLKLRSQWLSKN
- a CDS encoding Smr/MutS family protein, whose amino-acid sequence is MSKFTVDLHDSYTNSKAIEASLNDAFFYVYESKIKTLEIIHGKGSGQLKKRVLRYLNQSELKQKYHRVEKDSKNFGRTFVHFKY